A genomic segment from Bradyrhizobium sp. ISRA430 encodes:
- a CDS encoding radical SAM protein — protein MDLTVISTFRCNSKCQMCYIWQNPTEPREEVSLETLSKLPAGFDNLNVSGGEPTLRKDLGEMIDILYPKARVTEISSNGLHPERLVPIIRKYPNIKVRFSLEGDQETSDRIRGEKDGYSTKVAGLRMLREAGGTDLGFAMVIQDENVDQLVDVYEFARKERFELATSTLHNAWQFYKNDNYFYDRKSVARKVEGLISAMLRSPKPKNWFRAYLNLGLIEKILGHDRLIPCSAGKDFAFIDPWSDVWACNVRSDLPMGNLARQSWDEIMKSEVAQQTRKKVAGCGQNCWMVTTARTAMRSNLVPQLPKAGPLLWVFKNKLKVSIGKSICFDSYIDYSDVRPSPHVPRTSFLAKNVKARLVKGRITPDEHYPLRTFMNN, from the coding sequence ATGGACCTTACTGTCATTTCGACGTTCCGCTGCAACTCAAAGTGCCAGATGTGCTACATCTGGCAGAACCCGACCGAGCCCAGGGAAGAGGTGTCGCTCGAGACGCTATCGAAACTTCCTGCCGGATTCGACAACCTCAATGTGTCAGGCGGTGAACCGACGCTTCGCAAAGACCTCGGGGAAATGATCGATATTCTCTATCCCAAGGCAAGAGTGACAGAGATCTCGTCGAATGGTCTTCACCCAGAGCGTCTGGTTCCGATCATCAGGAAGTATCCGAATATCAAGGTGCGCTTTTCGCTGGAGGGCGATCAGGAGACGAGCGACAGGATCCGCGGCGAGAAGGATGGCTATAGCACCAAGGTCGCGGGACTGCGCATGCTTCGCGAGGCGGGTGGCACCGATCTCGGCTTTGCGATGGTCATTCAGGACGAAAATGTCGATCAGCTCGTCGATGTCTACGAGTTCGCCCGCAAGGAGCGGTTTGAGCTTGCAACTTCCACGCTCCACAATGCCTGGCAGTTCTACAAGAACGACAACTATTTCTATGATCGGAAATCCGTCGCGCGAAAGGTCGAAGGACTGATCTCGGCGATGCTGCGCAGTCCGAAGCCAAAGAACTGGTTTAGAGCCTACCTGAACCTCGGTTTGATCGAGAAGATCCTCGGGCACGACCGGTTGATACCCTGTAGCGCAGGTAAGGACTTCGCGTTCATCGATCCTTGGTCCGACGTATGGGCATGCAACGTCCGCTCCGATCTTCCGATGGGCAATCTTGCACGACAGTCGTGGGACGAGATCATGAAGAGCGAAGTGGCGCAGCAGACACGCAAGAAAGTCGCAGGCTGCGGTCAGAATTGCTGGATGGTGACCACGGCACGAACTGCCATGCGATCCAATCTCGTTCCTCAGTTGCCAAAAGCCGGCCCGCTGCTCTGGGTCTTCAAGAACAAGCTGAAGGTGTCGATCGGCAAGAGCATCTGCTTTGACAGTTACATAGATTACTCCGACGTGAGGCCATCTCCGCACGTCCCAAGAACGTCCTTCTTGGCCAAGAACGTCAAAGCACGGCTGGTCAAAGGACGCATCACTCCCGACGAACATTATCCGTTGCGAACTTTCATGAACAATTAG
- a CDS encoding glycosyltransferase family 4 protein: MSRREIYMFGFRGFPQVQGGIETHAENLAPRVVELGRRVTVCMRSPYVQPSTVKTWKGVRILRLWTVPNKYFETLLHSVICAIVAAVRRPGVVHIHGIGPAIVTPLLRAIGLRVVVTHHGEDYNREKWGWAARMVLRIGEAMGMRYANKRIAVSRSIGDLIGSKYGKPCEVIPNGVVFADIPQQSEKAVELGLEPGRYVLTVGRLVPEKRQLDLLRAFTAAALPGWKLAIVGRIDHQNEYADRLVREAAGHRNVVMTGFQTGDALRQLYAHAALFVLPSSHEGLPIVLLEALSYGLPVLVSDIAPNLEVVSDPEHIFRVGNCEEMSTKLSALTVARYAEDREAVRRESALRYDWSDIARRTLKVYDDLLGRTRPQGNIARSGGASRSVQQLGFAKPVAGRYGLPRSVNDSLTKPLAGAPPAEVKLK, from the coding sequence ATGAGCAGGCGTGAAATCTATATGTTCGGCTTCCGAGGTTTCCCGCAAGTTCAGGGTGGTATCGAAACGCACGCAGAGAATCTCGCGCCACGGGTGGTCGAACTCGGTAGAAGAGTGACGGTGTGTATGCGGTCCCCTTACGTCCAGCCGAGTACGGTCAAGACATGGAAGGGCGTCCGAATACTGCGGCTGTGGACCGTACCCAACAAGTATTTCGAAACGCTGCTTCACTCCGTGATTTGTGCGATCGTCGCGGCGGTTCGAAGACCGGGCGTCGTGCACATTCACGGCATAGGGCCGGCAATCGTAACTCCATTGTTGCGCGCCATCGGCCTGCGGGTGGTTGTTACCCATCACGGCGAGGACTACAACCGGGAGAAATGGGGTTGGGCGGCGCGCATGGTGCTCAGGATCGGGGAAGCGATGGGGATGCGTTACGCCAACAAACGCATCGCTGTCAGCCGCAGCATAGGCGATCTCATTGGGTCCAAGTATGGCAAGCCTTGTGAGGTGATACCGAACGGCGTCGTGTTTGCGGATATTCCGCAACAGAGTGAAAAGGCCGTCGAGCTCGGATTGGAGCCAGGACGATACGTGTTGACCGTCGGTCGACTGGTTCCCGAGAAGCGGCAGCTCGATCTCTTGCGTGCCTTTACGGCCGCGGCGCTGCCGGGATGGAAGTTGGCCATTGTTGGCAGGATCGATCACCAGAACGAATACGCAGATCGGCTGGTTCGAGAGGCTGCCGGCCACCGGAATGTCGTTATGACGGGCTTCCAGACCGGCGACGCGCTGCGACAACTCTATGCTCACGCCGCGCTGTTCGTGTTGCCCTCGTCCCATGAGGGGCTGCCCATCGTGTTGCTGGAAGCGCTCAGCTACGGCCTGCCGGTGCTGGTGAGTGATATTGCTCCCAACCTCGAGGTCGTAAGCGATCCCGAGCACATTTTCCGGGTCGGGAATTGCGAGGAGATGAGCACAAAGCTTTCGGCGCTGACAGTTGCACGTTACGCGGAGGATCGTGAAGCCGTGCGCCGCGAGAGTGCCTTGCGCTACGATTGGTCCGACATCGCCCGGAGAACGCTGAAGGTGTATGACGATCTGCTGGGTCGGACACGGCCACAGGGTAATATTGCACGGTCGGGCGGGGCAAGCAGAAGTGTGCAACAACTGGGGTTTGCGAAGCCGGTAGCCGGTCGCTACGGCCTTCCACGCAGCGTCAACGACAGCCTGACAAAGCCGCTCGCTGGAGCACCGCCGGCAGAGGTGAAACTGAAATAG
- a CDS encoding glycosyltransferase family 4 protein → MTESSFNFSAEGQVAFSTERSRREQDVQHASLRQVGHPDRRTLKVLFANKFLFRNGGSEVVMFDEMELMRRRNVDVVEFSMNDDRNVPSRFRSYFVSQKSYRTASRSDKLKSALSLLHSPEAVANITRLIRDENPSILHCHNIYHQLTPSIITAAARLGVPVVLTLHDYKPVCPVYTQLSNGKVCTRCADGGFEAILAQRCADGSLGRSSLLWAEARYHALAGSYHRVDKFIAPSRFMYQAIVRRFAADKVVHIPNGIDASRIEVATHDEGYVLYFGRLSAEKGVETLLRAHAADHGAWRLVIAGTGPLLEELQRKYPAAEFKGHLTGVDLARTIAGAALIAVPSEWHENNPLSILEAMAHGKPIVASRIGGIPELVRDGTTGLLVRPGSASHLSEGVRALLADRNRRAALGRSARSIVEAEYSLQAHGAALLSLYESLVGSANSKRVGL, encoded by the coding sequence ATGACGGAATCTTCATTCAATTTCAGCGCGGAAGGGCAAGTCGCCTTTTCGACCGAGCGATCAAGGCGCGAACAAGATGTTCAACACGCCAGCCTGCGTCAGGTCGGCCATCCGGATCGGCGTACCCTGAAAGTCCTGTTTGCGAATAAATTCCTCTTTCGCAACGGCGGTTCGGAAGTCGTCATGTTCGACGAGATGGAGCTGATGCGAAGGCGGAACGTCGACGTAGTGGAATTCTCCATGAACGACGACCGAAACGTTCCGTCGCGCTTTCGGTCCTATTTCGTATCGCAAAAATCATACCGCACTGCATCGCGAAGCGACAAGCTGAAGTCTGCGCTCTCCCTTCTTCACTCGCCTGAGGCTGTCGCAAACATCACTCGTCTGATCCGGGACGAAAATCCGAGCATCCTGCATTGCCATAACATCTACCACCAGCTCACTCCCTCTATCATTACGGCTGCAGCCCGGCTGGGCGTTCCAGTCGTCCTTACGCTTCACGACTACAAGCCCGTGTGTCCTGTCTATACGCAGCTCAGCAATGGAAAGGTTTGCACGAGATGTGCGGATGGTGGCTTCGAGGCGATTCTCGCGCAACGCTGCGCCGACGGGTCACTCGGCCGTAGCTCATTGCTCTGGGCGGAGGCGCGCTATCACGCGTTGGCGGGAAGTTACCATCGCGTCGACAAGTTCATCGCGCCGAGCAGATTCATGTACCAGGCCATCGTTCGCCGGTTTGCTGCAGACAAGGTGGTTCATATACCGAACGGAATAGACGCCTCTCGTATCGAGGTTGCTACGCACGATGAGGGGTACGTGCTCTATTTCGGACGGTTGTCGGCGGAAAAGGGCGTTGAGACGCTCCTCCGAGCGCATGCGGCCGACCACGGAGCCTGGCGGCTTGTGATCGCCGGTACGGGGCCGCTGCTGGAAGAGCTTCAGCGAAAGTACCCGGCTGCAGAGTTTAAAGGACATTTGACGGGTGTCGACCTGGCGAGGACGATCGCAGGTGCGGCGCTGATCGCGGTCCCTTCGGAATGGCACGAAAACAATCCGCTCTCGATTCTTGAAGCGATGGCCCACGGAAAGCCGATTGTTGCGTCACGTATCGGCGGAATCCCGGAGCTGGTCAGGGACGGCACGACGGGACTCCTGGTCCGTCCTGGCAGCGCTTCTCATCTGTCAGAAGGCGTCAGGGCGCTTCTCGCCGATCGCAATCGACGCGCGGCGCTCGGCCGGAGTGCACGAAGCATCGTCGAGGCCGAGTATTCACTTCAGGCGCACGGTGCCGCGTTGCTGTCGTTGTACGAAAGCCTGGTTGGATCGGCGAACTCAAAGAGAGTCGGATTGTAA
- a CDS encoding DUF4910 domain-containing protein, producing MDDIARNVDVVSLRESEAVVDLSADESGQALYQFVAQMYPICRSITGDGVRRTIDLIRNHVALTTCEVPSGLQVFDWTVPPEWNVRDAYIKNSAGERVVDFKKSNLHLLGYSIPVRAQMTLDELRPHLYTDPEKPDWTPYRTSYYKATWGFCMPHNQLLAMQEDDYEVRVDSSLGPGHLTYGELRVVGRTSEEVLISCHICHPSMCNDNLSGIAVATALAQYLSKMELRYTYRFVFVPGTIGSITWLALNEARVGRVKHGFVLTCVGDPGTMTYKRSRRGNTEIDRAWSYVLEQSGEPYEIEDFSPYGYDERQYCSPGFDLPIGTVMRTPFGKFAEYHSSADNLDFVRPRSLRDTLSKAIATIDIIENNVYYQNEKPFCEPRLGDYGLYSGLGGLAAGDFQMGLLWVLNMSDGANSLLDIAARARLPWGTIKQAADALSGAGLIRSSQPN from the coding sequence ATGGACGACATTGCGCGGAATGTAGACGTCGTAAGCCTCAGGGAAAGCGAGGCAGTGGTAGATTTATCGGCTGATGAAAGCGGACAGGCGCTCTATCAGTTCGTTGCTCAAATGTATCCGATCTGTCGAAGCATCACGGGCGACGGGGTTCGGAGAACGATCGACTTGATCAGAAACCACGTTGCGTTGACGACCTGTGAGGTGCCATCGGGCCTGCAGGTATTCGATTGGACCGTTCCGCCGGAATGGAATGTTCGGGACGCATACATCAAAAATAGCGCTGGAGAGCGCGTGGTCGACTTCAAGAAATCGAACCTGCATCTCCTCGGCTACAGCATTCCTGTACGGGCGCAGATGACGCTCGACGAGCTCAGGCCGCATCTCTACACGGATCCGGAGAAGCCCGATTGGACGCCCTATCGTACGAGCTACTACAAGGCGACTTGGGGCTTCTGTATGCCGCACAATCAATTGCTTGCAATGCAGGAAGACGACTATGAGGTGCGTGTCGATTCCAGTCTCGGTCCGGGTCATCTTACATACGGCGAGTTGAGAGTCGTTGGTCGAACTTCGGAAGAGGTATTGATCTCCTGTCACATTTGTCATCCGTCGATGTGCAATGACAATCTGTCCGGCATTGCGGTTGCAACGGCACTTGCGCAATACCTTTCGAAGATGGAACTCAGGTACACCTATCGTTTCGTCTTTGTCCCGGGCACGATCGGTTCGATCACCTGGCTGGCGCTCAACGAGGCCCGCGTTGGGCGAGTGAAACATGGGTTTGTACTGACTTGCGTCGGAGATCCGGGGACGATGACCTACAAGAGGAGCCGCCGCGGAAACACGGAGATCGACAGGGCATGGTCTTACGTCCTCGAACAGAGTGGCGAGCCGTATGAGATCGAGGACTTCTCACCCTATGGCTACGACGAACGGCAGTACTGTTCGCCTGGTTTCGACCTTCCGATCGGGACCGTGATGCGAACGCCCTTTGGCAAATTCGCGGAGTACCATAGCTCGGCAGACAACCTGGACTTCGTTCGTCCCCGTTCCCTGCGCGACACGCTGTCGAAGGCAATTGCGACCATCGATATCATCGAGAACAATGTGTACTACCAGAACGAGAAGCCATTTTGCGAGCCGAGGCTGGGCGACTACGGCCTTTACAGTGGACTCGGCGGACTTGCGGCCGGAGACTTCCAGATGGGGTTGCTGTGGGTTCTGAATATGTCTGACGGAGCGAACTCGCTTCTCGATATCGCCGCGCGGGCTCGCCTACCTTGGGGAACGATCAAACAAGCGGCGGACGCGCTGAGCGGAGCTGGCCTCATAAGATCGAGCCAGCCGAACTAG
- a CDS encoding VanZ family protein, translating to MIQRLFFTVGWLALAFIAFVTLSPIQNRPALAGLQLEHFAAFAFMGFAFASGARRHAIAIAVMTITAAVVLESLQLLTPDRHARVLDASVKAIGGVCGVGLSRLAASWLDRIEVRLALLAKPPG from the coding sequence ATGATCCAGCGGCTGTTTTTCACTGTCGGTTGGCTGGCTCTTGCCTTCATCGCTTTTGTTACGCTGTCTCCGATCCAAAATCGTCCAGCGCTTGCCGGTCTGCAACTGGAGCATTTCGCGGCATTCGCTTTCATGGGATTCGCGTTCGCCTCGGGTGCGCGGCGACATGCGATAGCCATCGCTGTCATGACGATCACGGCTGCCGTCGTTCTCGAAAGCCTGCAGTTACTGACACCGGATCGGCATGCCCGCGTGCTCGATGCATCTGTGAAGGCCATCGGAGGAGTCTGCGGCGTCGGCCTCAGCCGCCTGGCCGCGAGCTGGCTAGATCGGATCGAAGTCCGTCTTGCGCTGCTGGCGAAGCCTCCTGGCTGA
- a CDS encoding type I secretion system permease/ATPase, protein MHEQPGPIGATPDQGLIALVMILRFHGVAIDPERIRHQFGAVIRIPEILRCAKELGLKARVLRTHWSRLPGLPMPALAILHGDKFLILGKAGEDKVIALEPGRPQPVMMLRAELETTWDGSVILMTRRASLSDLARRFDITWFLGAIHKYRRLLTEVLAASLGLQLFALASPLFFQVVIDKVLVHRSMSTLDVLAVGLVAIALFETILGILRTYVFSHTTNRIDVELGARLFRHLLALPIGYFQARRVGDSVARVRELENIRNFLTSSALTLVIDLLFATIFIAVLFFYSPALAWIVLLSLPVYVAISAGATPQFQRRLDEKFQRGAENQAFLVESVTGIETLKAMAVEPQMQRRWEQQIAGYVAASFRVTSLANVASQSVQFVSKLASAAILYFGAKLVISGDLTVGELVAFNLIAGRVSAPVLRLAQTWQDFHQARLSIARLGDILNTETEPLYSPSKMALAAVRGHITFEHVTFRYRIDGPEVLRDVHLHVPANQVIGIVGSSGSGKSTLAKLVQRLYVPERGRVLVDGIDVAQVDPAWLRRQIGVVLQDSILFNCSIRDNIAFADPATSTERVIEAATMAGAHNFILQLPNGYDTTVGERGSSLSGGQRQRIAIARALVTDPRILIFDEATSALDYESESIVQQNMTKISQGRTVLIIAHRLSALRIADRIITIEDGRLIEDGSHQDLIKSGGRYSNLYRLQAGFHDLR, encoded by the coding sequence ATGCACGAGCAACCTGGGCCAATTGGCGCAACCCCCGATCAGGGATTGATCGCACTGGTCATGATCCTCCGATTTCACGGGGTCGCAATAGATCCAGAGCGAATCCGCCATCAGTTCGGGGCGGTCATCAGGATTCCCGAGATCCTGCGCTGCGCCAAGGAGCTGGGACTGAAGGCCCGCGTCCTTAGAACGCATTGGTCCAGACTTCCCGGGCTGCCCATGCCGGCACTCGCGATCCTGCATGGAGACAAGTTCCTGATCTTGGGAAAGGCGGGTGAGGACAAGGTCATCGCTCTGGAGCCTGGCCGCCCACAGCCGGTTATGATGTTGCGGGCCGAGCTCGAGACCACTTGGGACGGCTCGGTCATCCTGATGACTCGCCGGGCGTCTCTTTCCGACCTTGCACGCCGCTTCGACATCACGTGGTTCCTCGGTGCGATTCACAAATACCGCCGATTGCTGACCGAGGTACTGGCCGCATCGCTCGGGCTCCAGCTCTTTGCGCTGGCATCGCCCCTCTTCTTTCAGGTGGTGATCGACAAGGTCTTGGTTCATCGCAGTATGAGCACATTGGACGTGCTTGCTGTTGGGCTCGTCGCGATCGCGTTGTTTGAAACGATACTTGGCATCCTGCGCACTTATGTATTTTCTCACACCACGAACAGGATTGACGTAGAACTTGGCGCCCGGTTGTTTCGTCACCTGTTGGCGTTGCCGATTGGATATTTCCAGGCACGGCGGGTCGGCGACTCCGTTGCAAGAGTGCGGGAGCTGGAGAACATTCGCAATTTCCTGACGAGCTCCGCACTAACGCTCGTCATCGATCTGCTTTTTGCGACGATCTTCATCGCGGTGCTTTTCTTCTACTCGCCAGCTCTGGCATGGATCGTTCTCCTTTCGCTTCCCGTCTATGTCGCAATATCCGCAGGCGCCACCCCCCAGTTTCAGCGGCGGCTCGACGAGAAGTTTCAGCGCGGGGCCGAAAACCAGGCTTTCCTGGTGGAAAGTGTGACTGGCATAGAGACGCTGAAGGCGATGGCCGTCGAACCTCAGATGCAGCGCCGTTGGGAGCAGCAGATCGCCGGATACGTCGCCGCGAGTTTTCGGGTCACCAGCCTCGCGAATGTGGCAAGCCAATCCGTTCAATTTGTGAGCAAGCTGGCGAGCGCAGCAATCCTCTATTTCGGCGCGAAGCTCGTCATAAGCGGTGACCTTACCGTTGGAGAACTTGTTGCCTTCAATCTGATCGCCGGTCGCGTGAGCGCGCCAGTGCTTCGATTGGCTCAAACTTGGCAGGATTTCCACCAAGCCAGGCTCTCAATCGCGCGCCTCGGCGATATCCTGAATACGGAGACCGAGCCGCTGTACAGTCCCAGCAAGATGGCGCTGGCTGCGGTTCGAGGTCACATCACCTTCGAGCACGTGACCTTTCGCTACCGAATCGACGGCCCTGAAGTGCTGCGAGACGTCCACCTTCATGTTCCAGCGAACCAGGTCATAGGAATAGTGGGGTCCTCGGGATCCGGAAAGAGCACGCTGGCAAAGCTCGTGCAACGACTTTATGTACCTGAACGCGGCCGGGTGCTGGTCGACGGGATCGATGTGGCCCAGGTCGATCCTGCCTGGTTGCGCCGTCAGATCGGCGTGGTCCTCCAAGACAGCATTCTCTTCAACTGCTCGATCAGGGACAACATTGCATTCGCAGACCCCGCCACATCGACGGAACGCGTGATCGAGGCGGCCACAATGGCCGGCGCACACAACTTCATTTTGCAACTCCCGAATGGTTATGACACGACCGTGGGGGAGCGCGGGAGCAGCCTGTCGGGCGGACAGCGTCAGCGCATTGCGATCGCGCGCGCGCTGGTCACCGACCCCCGGATTCTCATTTTCGACGAAGCCACCAGCGCCCTCGACTACGAGAGCGAGAGCATTGTTCAACAGAACATGACGAAGATCTCGCAAGGCCGAACCGTACTGATCATCGCGCATCGACTATCAGCCCTGCGAATAGCCGATCGCATCATCACGATTGAAGATGGCCGCCTGATCGAGGACGGCTCCCACCAAGACCTGATCAAGAGCGGCGGGCGGTATTCGAATCTCTATCGTCTGCAGGCAGGATTCCATGACCTTCGATAG
- a CDS encoding HlyD family type I secretion periplasmic adaptor subunit, whose product MERTAPQYIEDPGLFVLDVLLRLRGAESNLDQIRRWSDYTPIGISEMLAYAREVNLSARCVLTDWDGFSKHPLPGIVPLRGGSFVVLGKVHGNEAVVLAAGAERPSIIPRSELEANWDGRLILIVQRRAITAWLLRLSRNCPRLVRDLRAYSRASTSRLADLLSSQAGRVLAIAKRWSAEPTEAAPSGSTGNAVIVFADHARKLGRSVARLGPTDRVRPSDELAFLPAALEIIETPPSPAGRAIVVSILAGLAIALAWACVGKVDIVAIAPGKIIPSGRTKTIQPFETGVVRAIYVRDGQAVTAGEHLIDLDATISEAELSHLKSDLMSAQLDVARSKALLANKTDPVSAFEPPTGTPPAMAEMHRRFLLSQTTEQNAKIAAIDRQIAQKEAERATSKASIDKLMATIGPLQQRVEIREQLYQRELGSKLLYLTEYQELLGQRQEILVQQSRFGEADAAIGVLVETRNKTIAEYERNLFEEFAKADQKAAGLTQDVIKAERHTGLQSLTAPIGGVVQQLAVHTVGGVVTPAQQLMLIVPTDSNLEVEAMISNQDIGFVEAGQEAAIKIDTFNFTRYGLLHGTIISVSQDAIPRNKPPDSSNTKPLGADTTSSEPKGQELVYAARVSLDSSYMDIDNRRVNLSPGMATTVEIKSGSRRIISYILSPIMRYKQESLRER is encoded by the coding sequence ATGGAGCGGACAGCGCCGCAGTATATCGAGGACCCGGGGCTTTTCGTCCTGGACGTGCTGCTTCGCTTGCGCGGCGCCGAAAGCAATCTCGATCAAATTCGCCGGTGGTCAGACTACACTCCGATTGGCATTTCGGAAATGCTTGCTTATGCCAGAGAGGTCAACCTCTCCGCGCGCTGTGTGCTGACCGATTGGGACGGATTTTCCAAGCATCCACTCCCCGGCATTGTCCCGCTTCGCGGCGGAAGCTTCGTGGTGCTTGGAAAAGTGCACGGCAATGAAGCGGTAGTTCTTGCTGCCGGCGCCGAACGACCCTCCATCATCCCCAGGTCTGAACTGGAGGCCAACTGGGACGGACGGCTGATCTTGATCGTCCAACGCCGCGCGATCACCGCCTGGCTCCTGCGCCTCTCTCGGAACTGCCCACGCCTGGTTCGGGATCTCAGGGCTTACTCGCGAGCCTCGACCTCTCGACTGGCCGATTTGTTGTCCAGTCAGGCCGGTCGAGTGCTTGCAATAGCCAAGCGGTGGTCGGCGGAGCCGACGGAGGCGGCGCCGAGCGGCAGCACCGGAAATGCGGTGATTGTCTTCGCAGATCATGCACGCAAGCTCGGACGTTCGGTTGCAAGGCTCGGGCCGACCGATCGGGTCCGCCCGAGCGACGAGCTTGCTTTCCTTCCCGCCGCGCTGGAGATCATTGAAACTCCTCCTTCCCCGGCGGGGCGCGCCATTGTCGTCAGCATTCTGGCGGGGCTGGCTATCGCACTGGCCTGGGCCTGCGTCGGCAAGGTCGACATTGTTGCCATTGCTCCCGGCAAGATCATTCCAAGCGGCCGTACCAAGACCATTCAGCCCTTTGAAACCGGCGTTGTCCGCGCGATCTACGTCCGCGACGGACAGGCTGTAACAGCCGGCGAGCACTTGATCGATCTGGACGCGACCATATCGGAGGCCGAGCTGAGCCACTTGAAGAGCGATCTGATGAGCGCGCAGCTCGACGTTGCACGTTCCAAGGCGCTGCTCGCAAACAAGACCGACCCCGTCTCGGCCTTCGAACCGCCAACTGGTACGCCGCCTGCCATGGCCGAGATGCACCGTCGCTTTCTTCTCAGCCAAACGACCGAGCAGAACGCGAAGATCGCCGCCATTGATCGCCAGATCGCGCAGAAGGAAGCCGAGCGAGCAACCTCCAAGGCGTCTATCGACAAGCTGATGGCAACCATTGGGCCCCTTCAGCAACGCGTCGAGATACGAGAGCAACTGTACCAGAGGGAGTTGGGCTCAAAGCTGCTGTACTTGACAGAATACCAGGAGCTGCTCGGCCAACGTCAGGAGATCCTCGTTCAGCAGAGCCGTTTCGGCGAGGCTGACGCCGCCATTGGCGTTCTCGTCGAGACCCGGAACAAGACGATTGCCGAGTACGAGCGCAACCTGTTCGAAGAGTTCGCCAAAGCGGACCAGAAGGCCGCCGGGTTAACCCAGGACGTCATCAAAGCCGAACGCCACACTGGTCTGCAGAGCCTGACCGCTCCAATTGGCGGGGTCGTGCAGCAACTCGCCGTTCATACGGTTGGCGGCGTCGTCACACCTGCGCAACAATTGATGCTGATCGTGCCAACCGACAGCAACCTCGAGGTCGAAGCGATGATCTCGAACCAGGATATCGGTTTCGTCGAAGCAGGCCAGGAAGCCGCGATCAAGATCGACACCTTCAACTTCACCCGCTACGGGCTGCTGCACGGCACAATTATCAGCGTCTCCCAGGATGCCATCCCCCGCAACAAGCCTCCGGACAGCAGCAATACAAAGCCTCTGGGCGCGGACACAACCAGCAGCGAACCAAAAGGTCAGGAGCTCGTGTACGCCGCACGGGTATCGCTCGACAGCAGCTACATGGACATCGACAACAGGCGTGTCAATCTTTCCCCGGGCATGGCCACCACTGTTGAAATCAAGTCGGGTTCGCGCAGGATCATCAGCTATATCCTTTCACCAATCATGAGGTACAAGCAGGAAAGTCTACGCGAGAGGTAG
- a CDS encoding cold-shock protein codes for MAIGSVVWFNRFKGYGFIRPDGGGKDVFVHMSAVEQAGLETLVEGQRLSYELVSVSGKMTAGHLRISTTDLSKG; via the coding sequence TTGGCGATTGGATCTGTGGTTTGGTTTAATAGATTTAAGGGTTACGGGTTCATAAGACCCGATGGCGGAGGCAAGGACGTATTTGTTCACATGTCGGCCGTTGAGCAAGCAGGCCTTGAGACGTTAGTCGAGGGGCAAAGGCTGAGCTATGAACTCGTGTCAGTTTCTGGGAAGATGACTGCTGGTCATCTGCGGATCAGCACGACTGACCTCTCAAAGGGATGA